Proteins from one Staphylococcus sp. IVB6214 genomic window:
- a CDS encoding LPXTG cell wall anchor domain-containing protein — MSQKLFVRTLITGLATSALLAGGHAAKAAEETAPVMDNQEQPQTSNQTQANTPQTDTTSDQPTTTDSTEPEETQPTTDAPEETPIAEEQPIQSQPEQPNAGEENLVSDTKPAEVSEEELKQQEIENAQANLNTANQQVKAAQHERDKAAQEKAAADQQLKAAQSVKTTSTKQVDQKIANETKKLKNKTSNVQTTQSQLDKKKAEIANKEQQLKNYKPGVKEPVVHTSNVPEEAESQRYHEWVEDVKYTGSPQVVKLKANKGKYIPNNERISQFFVDYLNELKRINNLPGHVTLSTNPAVQAFSQARADESAANYRAHYTELPDADKYQGAENLARHFAYESLPLSDEEVAYTMLLAWFSDYNNYQKGYGHRSNLLAANGEIGFATVRYGDEGDEIYTLLSVMNAQGWDRENVYNKVTETQVGDKLQYRLDGKEVHFVPKKVFQYITTETIDKSGKLATELAQLKKEKTALDSKLNQYNKEITKIEKTISNLKKQRQLISSNNATQQKAINDAKALVAKNNKALADAEKKLADAKKNKAVAQKALDKLTKVDEPNKPEQPAEQPAEQPTIPSKPAPEQPKGDVKPGKTAHPSTSTAAVTKPVATPKQDKPTMDKTLGATEMPSKGIKVTLPSGEKVTIPNKAVGTTLTAEPMGNMSVTTQSKVTMVSTNAQAPKAMNSTKGNDKSDDNMQMLPNTGQEQKTGIFAGLVALLAGIATCFGFRRKSSQK; from the coding sequence ATGTCGCAGAAATTATTTGTACGCACATTAATTACTGGATTAGCAACATCAGCTTTATTAGCAGGAGGGCATGCTGCTAAAGCTGCAGAAGAAACAGCTCCAGTTATGGACAATCAAGAACAGCCTCAAACTTCAAATCAAACACAAGCCAATACTCCTCAAACTGACACTACGTCTGATCAACCAACAACTACCGATTCAACAGAACCAGAAGAAACACAACCTACAACAGATGCACCAGAAGAAACACCTATTGCTGAAGAACAACCGATACAAAGTCAACCTGAACAGCCTAATGCGGGAGAAGAGAATTTAGTTTCAGATACTAAACCAGCTGAAGTATCAGAAGAAGAGTTGAAACAACAAGAAATTGAAAATGCACAAGCTAATCTAAATACTGCGAATCAACAAGTTAAAGCTGCTCAACATGAACGAGATAAAGCAGCTCAAGAAAAAGCTGCAGCGGATCAACAACTAAAAGCAGCACAATCGGTAAAAACAACATCAACTAAACAAGTAGATCAAAAAATTGCTAATGAAACTAAAAAATTAAAAAACAAAACATCTAATGTTCAAACAACGCAATCACAATTGGATAAGAAAAAAGCTGAGATTGCAAATAAAGAACAACAACTTAAAAACTATAAACCAGGAGTTAAAGAACCAGTTGTTCATACTAGTAACGTACCTGAAGAGGCAGAGAGTCAACGCTATCATGAATGGGTAGAAGACGTGAAATATACAGGATCACCTCAAGTTGTAAAATTAAAAGCTAATAAAGGAAAATATATTCCTAACAACGAACGAATTAGTCAATTTTTTGTAGATTATCTTAATGAATTAAAACGTATTAACAATCTCCCAGGGCATGTAACATTATCAACTAACCCTGCTGTACAAGCCTTCTCTCAAGCCCGAGCAGATGAATCGGCAGCTAACTACCGAGCGCATTACACTGAGTTACCTGATGCTGATAAATATCAAGGAGCAGAAAATTTGGCTCGTCATTTCGCTTATGAATCACTGCCTTTATCTGATGAAGAAGTTGCTTATACGATGCTATTAGCTTGGTTCTCAGATTACAATAATTATCAAAAAGGTTATGGTCACCGCTCAAACTTATTAGCGGCTAATGGTGAAATTGGTTTTGCGACAGTAAGATATGGTGACGAAGGCGACGAGATTTATACTTTACTTTCAGTTATGAACGCTCAAGGTTGGGATAGAGAAAATGTTTATAACAAAGTAACAGAAACTCAAGTTGGAGATAAATTACAATATCGTTTAGATGGCAAGGAAGTTCACTTCGTACCTAAAAAAGTCTTCCAATATATTACAACAGAAACAATTGACAAATCAGGTAAATTAGCGACTGAACTTGCACAGTTGAAGAAAGAGAAAACAGCATTAGATTCTAAACTAAATCAATATAATAAAGAAATTACTAAAATTGAAAAGACAATTAGTAATTTGAAAAAGCAACGTCAATTGATTTCATCAAACAACGCAACACAACAAAAAGCGATCAATGATGCGAAGGCGCTTGTTGCCAAAAACAATAAAGCATTAGCTGATGCAGAAAAGAAACTTGCCGATGCGAAGAAGAATAAAGCAGTTGCACAAAAAGCATTGGACAAATTAACAAAAGTTGATGAACCAAATAAACCTGAACAACCAGCAGAACAACCAGCAGAACAACCAACAATCCCGTCTAAACCAGCACCTGAACAACCTAAAGGCGATGTTAAACCAGGTAAAACAGCGCATCCTAGCACGAGTACAGCTGCAGTAACAAAACCAGTTGCTACACCAAAACAAGATAAACCTACTATGGATAAAACATTAGGTGCTACTGAAATGCCATCAAAAGGGATCAAAGTCACATTGCCATCAGGTGAAAAAGTGACAATTCCAAATAAAGCAGTTGGCACTACTTTGACGGCAGAGCCAATGGGTAATATGTCAGTTACAACACAATCAAAAGTCACAATGGTATCAACCAATGCACAAGCGCCAAAGGCTATGAACTCAACAAAAGGTAATGATAAATCTGATGACAATATGCAGATGTTACCAAATACAGGTCAAGAACAAAAGACAGGTATTTTTGCAGGACTTGTAGCTTTACTAGCTGGTATTGCGACATGCTTCGGT
- a CDS encoding metallophosphoesterase, whose amino-acid sequence MKKWILVSDNHSETGILYDIYQQHEDADAFFHLGDSEFKYDDTELSLYQRVKGNMDFYPEFPETQIAISGRDRIFFTHGHLFGVNGSRQTLAQQAIQNEADFAFYGHTHVARYENINGVHVINPGSISQSRSNIEETYAEIIEEKQIYQLNFRNRQHQIIKRMTL is encoded by the coding sequence ATGAAAAAATGGATTCTAGTCAGTGATAATCATTCAGAAACAGGCATTTTATATGATATTTATCAACAACACGAAGATGCTGATGCGTTTTTCCATCTCGGCGATTCTGAATTTAAATACGACGATACGGAGTTAAGTTTGTATCAGCGTGTCAAAGGTAATATGGACTTTTATCCAGAATTTCCAGAAACACAAATTGCGATATCAGGTCGGGACAGAATCTTTTTTACACATGGACATCTTTTCGGTGTGAATGGATCCAGACAGACATTAGCACAACAAGCTATCCAAAATGAGGCGGATTTTGCGTTTTATGGACATACACATGTTGCTCGCTATGAAAATATTAACGGTGTGCATGTCATCAATCCAGGCAGTATCTCTCAATCTCGCAGTAATATAGAGGAGACATATGCAGAAATTATTGAAGAAAAGCAAATATATCAATTGAATTTTCGAAATCGTCAACATCAAATTATTAAACGTATGACATTGTAG
- the racE gene encoding glutamate racemase encodes MERPIGVMDSGVGGLTVAKEIMRQLPNETIYYLGDVGRCPYGPRSGDEVKKFTIQMAEYLTKFNIKMLVIACNTATAVALKPLQQQLKIPVIGVIEPGARTAIMTTNNQKVLVLGTEGTIKSEAYRHQITRINPHVEVSGVACPGFVPLVEEMKYKDPTITNIVIHQTLKRWRQHDADTVILGCTHYPLLYQPIYDYFDKRKVVISSGLETAREVSALLTFSQGHAHYNPAPQHRFFANGDVTHMTYIIKEWLKIDTEVEQITLS; translated from the coding sequence ATGGAAAGACCAATCGGTGTCATGGACTCAGGCGTGGGTGGACTCACAGTCGCAAAAGAAATCATGCGACAACTTCCAAATGAAACAATCTATTATCTAGGAGATGTTGGACGTTGCCCATACGGACCAAGAAGTGGGGATGAGGTCAAGAAATTCACCATTCAAATGGCGGAATATCTCACAAAGTTCAACATAAAAATGTTAGTCATCGCATGTAATACAGCGACTGCAGTAGCGTTAAAACCACTCCAACAACAATTGAAAATACCAGTTATCGGTGTGATTGAACCCGGTGCGAGAACAGCCATTATGACAACGAATAATCAAAAAGTACTCGTACTTGGCACAGAAGGAACAATCAAATCAGAAGCGTATCGCCACCAGATAACGCGTATTAACCCGCATGTTGAAGTGAGTGGTGTGGCGTGTCCTGGATTTGTACCACTCGTTGAAGAGATGAAATATAAAGATCCTACGATCACAAATATTGTCATTCATCAAACATTGAAACGTTGGCGTCAACACGATGCGGATACTGTGATTTTAGGTTGTACGCACTATCCATTGCTATATCAGCCGATATATGACTATTTTGATAAGCGCAAAGTTGTCATTTCATCAGGGCTTGAAACAGCAAGAGAAGTGAGTGCACTTTTGACATTTAGTCAAGGGCATGCACACTATAACCCAGCACCACAGCACCGTTTCTTTGCGAATGGGGACGTTACACATATGACATATATTATTAAAGAATGGTTGAAGATAGATACAGAAGTTGAACAAATCACATTAAGTTAG
- the sdhA gene encoding succinate dehydrogenase flavoprotein subunit, producing the protein MAEKKIIVVGGGLAGLMSTIKAAEQGAHVDLFSIVPVKRSHSVCAQGGINGAVNTKGEGDSPWIHFDDTVYGGDFLADQPPVQKMTEAAPKIIHLLDRMGVMFNRTSEGLLDFRRFGGTLHHRTAFAGATTGQQLLYALDEQVRSYEVDGLVTKYEGWEFLGVVKDDDNAARGIVAQNITTSEIKSFGSDAVIMATGGPGIIFGKTTNSMINTGSAASIVYQQGVQYANGEFIQIHPTAIPGDDKLRLMSESARGEGGRIWTYKDGKPWYFLEEKYPDYGNLVPRDIATREIFDVCVNQKLGINGENMVYLDLSHKDPHELDVKLGGIIEIYEKFTGDDPRKVPMKIFPAVHYSMGGLYVDYDQMTNIDGLFAAGECDFSQHGGNRLGANSLLSAIYGGTVAGPNAVKYVQNIEKSYVDIDDSLYQQRVDEEQARFDKLLNMKGTENAYKLHRELGEIMTANVTVVRDNKRLLETDKKIVELMQRYEDIDMEDTSKWSNQAVFFTRQLWNMLVLARVITIGAYNRNESRGAHYKPEFPNRNDEEWLKHTLAEYKGRHEAPAFTYKPVDVSLIPPRKRDYTSKSKGGKK; encoded by the coding sequence ATGGCAGAGAAGAAAATTATTGTTGTCGGTGGTGGCCTAGCAGGTCTCATGTCAACAATTAAAGCAGCAGAACAAGGTGCACATGTTGACTTGTTCTCGATCGTTCCAGTTAAACGCTCTCACTCAGTATGTGCGCAAGGCGGTATCAACGGGGCAGTTAACACGAAAGGTGAAGGTGACTCACCTTGGATTCACTTTGATGACACAGTATACGGTGGAGACTTCTTAGCGGATCAACCACCTGTACAAAAAATGACTGAAGCAGCACCTAAGATTATTCATTTGTTAGATCGTATGGGTGTTATGTTCAACAGAACGAGTGAAGGATTATTAGATTTCCGTCGTTTCGGCGGTACATTACATCATAGAACTGCATTCGCAGGTGCGACAACTGGACAACAATTGTTATATGCGCTTGATGAACAAGTGCGTAGTTACGAAGTAGATGGACTTGTTACAAAATATGAAGGATGGGAATTTTTAGGTGTTGTTAAAGATGATGACAACGCAGCACGTGGTATCGTAGCACAAAACATCACAACATCTGAAATCAAATCATTCGGATCAGATGCCGTTATCATGGCGACAGGTGGTCCTGGTATCATCTTCGGAAAAACAACGAACTCTATGATTAACACAGGTTCAGCTGCATCTATCGTATACCAACAAGGTGTACAATATGCGAACGGTGAGTTTATCCAAATCCACCCAACAGCAATTCCAGGTGATGACAAGTTACGTCTGATGTCTGAATCAGCACGTGGTGAAGGTGGACGTATTTGGACATATAAAGATGGTAAACCATGGTATTTCTTAGAAGAGAAATATCCAGATTATGGTAACTTAGTACCACGTGATATCGCAACACGTGAAATCTTTGATGTCTGTGTGAACCAAAAGTTAGGTATCAATGGTGAAAACATGGTATACCTTGACTTGTCACATAAAGATCCACATGAGCTTGATGTTAAGCTTGGCGGTATCATTGAAATTTATGAGAAGTTTACTGGGGATGACCCACGTAAAGTTCCAATGAAAATCTTCCCAGCAGTTCACTACTCAATGGGTGGCTTATATGTAGACTACGATCAAATGACAAACATTGACGGTCTATTTGCAGCAGGTGAATGTGACTTCTCACAACATGGTGGTAACCGTCTTGGTGCCAACTCATTGTTATCAGCTATCTACGGTGGTACAGTAGCAGGTCCTAACGCTGTGAAGTACGTTCAAAACATTGAAAAATCATATGTTGATATCGACGATAGCTTATATCAACAACGTGTTGATGAAGAACAAGCACGTTTCGATAAGTTGCTGAACATGAAGGGTACAGAAAATGCTTATAAATTACACCGTGAACTTGGTGAAATCATGACAGCGAACGTAACTGTTGTACGTGATAACAAGCGTTTATTAGAAACTGATAAGAAGATCGTTGAGTTAATGCAACGCTATGAAGATATTGATATGGAAGATACTTCTAAATGGAGTAACCAAGCGGTATTCTTCACACGTCAATTGTGGAATATGCTTGTGTTAGCACGTGTTATTACAATCGGGGCATATAATCGTAACGAATCACGTGGTGCACACTACAAACCAGAATTCCCAAATCGTAACGATGAAGAGTGGTTAAAACACACATTGGCAGAATACAAAGGTCGACATGAAGCGCCAGCCTTTACGTATAAGCCAGTTGATGTGAGCTTAATCCCACCTCGTAAACGTGACTACACAAGTAAGTCAAAAGGGGGTAAAAAATAA
- a CDS encoding XTP/dITP diphosphatase, translated as MTEIVIATSNQGKINDFKTIFKEAKVIGINELIADFDVEETGTTFEENARLKSEAAAKALGKTVIADDSGLEVTSLNGEPGIYSARYAGEAKDDEANIDKVLEKLEGYDDRTARFVCVISMTTAEGMTHTFTGTVDGEITLQRIGENGFGYDPVFYVPDKQKTMAQLTASEKAEISHRRKAIDQLQAFIESEV; from the coding sequence ATGACTGAAATAGTAATCGCCACATCAAATCAAGGTAAAATTAATGATTTTAAAACAATTTTTAAAGAAGCGAAGGTCATAGGAATTAATGAATTAATCGCTGATTTCGATGTTGAAGAAACAGGAACAACATTTGAAGAGAATGCACGTTTGAAATCTGAAGCAGCAGCGAAAGCGCTTGGAAAAACAGTTATTGCAGACGACAGTGGTTTAGAAGTTACTTCATTAAACGGAGAGCCTGGCATCTACTCCGCACGATACGCTGGGGAAGCAAAGGATGATGAAGCAAATATTGATAAAGTATTAGAGAAGTTAGAAGGGTACGATGATCGCACAGCCCGATTTGTCTGTGTTATCAGTATGACAACAGCAGAAGGTATGACACACACGTTTACAGGTACAGTTGACGGTGAGATCACATTACAACGTATAGGAGAGAATGGGTTTGGATATGATCCAGTCTTCTATGTACCTGATAAGCAAAAAACAATGGCACAACTGACAGCATCAGAAAAGGCGGAAATCAGTCACAGACGTAAAGCGATTGATCAACTACAAGCATTTATTGAAAGTGAAGTGTAA
- a CDS encoding succinate dehydrogenase cytochrome b558 subunit, translated as MTQSKNQFYLRRLHSLLGVVPLGAFLLVHLMVNHQATQGVEAFNKAAGFMDSLPFLYALEIIMIYIPILYHAVYGVHIAFTASHNIGHYSYTRNWLFLFQRLSGLLTFIFVMVHMWQTRIQKFLGHEVNFDMIHDIVTNPFWLIFYIVCIIAVVFHFANGLWSFLVTWGILQSPKSQRIFTWVSLVIFLVVSYIGVSAILAFL; from the coding sequence TTGACACAATCAAAGAACCAATTCTACCTTAGACGTCTACACTCGTTATTAGGTGTTGTGCCATTAGGTGCTTTCTTATTAGTACATTTAATGGTCAACCATCAAGCGACGCAAGGGGTAGAAGCATTTAACAAAGCGGCAGGCTTTATGGATTCATTACCATTTTTGTACGCCTTGGAAATCATTATGATTTACATTCCGATTTTATATCATGCGGTTTATGGTGTGCATATTGCGTTCACAGCGAGCCACAACATTGGTCATTACTCATATACACGTAACTGGTTGTTTTTATTCCAACGTTTATCAGGTTTATTAACATTCATCTTTGTAATGGTGCATATGTGGCAAACACGTATCCAAAAATTCTTAGGACATGAAGTCAACTTCGATATGATCCATGATATCGTTACGAACCCATTCTGGTTGATTTTCTATATCGTATGTATCATCGCAGTTGTATTTCATTTCGCGAATGGCTTATGGTCATTCTTAGTGACTTGGGGTATCTTACAATCTCCGAAGTCACAACGTATTTTTACTTGGGTTTCATTAGTAATTTTCTTAGTAGTATCATACATCGGTGTAAGTGCGATCTTAGCGTTCTTATAA
- the sdhB gene encoding succinate dehydrogenase iron-sulfur subunit: MPSTKEQVTEQQPNKNANRTVKLIIKRQKDETSQPYEETFVIPYRDNMNVIACLMEIQRNPYNDKGEKTTPVTWDMNCLEEVCGACSMVINGRARQSCSAIVDQLEQPIRLEPMSTFPVIRDLQVDRTRMFDNLKRMKAWVPIDGTYDLGPGPRMPEKKRQTAYELSKCMTCGVCLEVCPNVTRNNSFVGAQAISQVRLFNLHPTGSMTKDERLNALMDMGGLQACGNSQNCVQACPKGIPLTTSIAALNRETSFHMFKSFFGSDHLVD; the protein is encoded by the coding sequence ATGCCTAGCACTAAAGAGCAAGTGACAGAACAACAACCCAACAAGAATGCAAATAGAACGGTGAAATTAATCATCAAACGTCAAAAAGATGAAACGTCACAACCGTACGAAGAAACATTCGTTATTCCATATCGTGACAATATGAACGTCATTGCATGTTTGATGGAAATTCAACGTAATCCATACAATGACAAAGGGGAAAAAACAACACCTGTAACTTGGGATATGAACTGTCTAGAAGAAGTATGTGGTGCTTGTTCAATGGTTATCAACGGTCGTGCACGTCAATCATGTTCAGCGATTGTCGATCAACTTGAACAACCAATTCGTCTTGAACCAATGAGTACATTCCCAGTTATTCGTGACTTACAAGTTGACCGTACTCGTATGTTTGACAACTTGAAACGTATGAAAGCATGGGTACCAATTGACGGTACGTATGACTTAGGTCCTGGACCACGTATGCCAGAGAAAAAACGTCAAACAGCATACGAGTTGTCAAAATGTATGACATGCGGTGTATGTTTAGAAGTTTGTCCTAACGTGACACGCAACAATAGTTTCGTTGGTGCACAAGCGATCTCACAAGTTCGTCTATTCAACCTACATCCAACAGGTTCAATGACGAAAGACGAGCGTTTGAATGCATTGATGGATATGGGTGGATTACAAGCATGTGGTAACTCACAAAACTGTGTACAAGCATGTCCTAAAGGTATTCCATTGACAACATCAATCGCAGCATTAAACAGAGAAACATCATTCCATATGTTCAAATCATTCTTTGGTTCTGATCATTTAGTGGACTAA